CGCAACCGTCCGCTCCACAAGAGCATTCATGGGAGTAGTCACGCGCTGTAAAGCGGCACCTGTACTGCCAAAGATCAAGAGCGAATCCAACATGTCCGTCGTCCCGTATACGGCCATTCTGATCTCTTCAAAGAGTTCCAGACGTTCGTCGAGAGAAACATCTGGGGAGGCGAGAAACTCGGCGTTGGCATAGACCGCGGCCAGATAATGTCTCAGATCGTGCGAAACCGAGCTAGCCATGCGTCCAATCGTTGCCAGACGTTCAGATTCTAGCAGTGCCCTGTTTTTTTTCTGAATCTCGTCACGCATTTCTGCAAAGACGCGGCTCAGATAGCGCACTTCCTGCGTGCCACCTGCTGGAAGATCATAGCTCAGATTTCCTTCCCCAAATGCCTTAACACCCGCAGCTAAAGATTCCAGGGGGCGCGTCACCATACTGGCAAGGAACAACATCAGAGAAACACCGGGAATGATCGCCAACAGGCCTGCGAGCAAGATGAGTCGATTAATCTCCTGCTCTGCGTTCTCGGCTTGGTTAAACGATTTCATGACGACAAGTCGAAGTGGAACGCTCCCGCTATCGATCAGATCCGTTCCAATGGTCAGATAGCGCTCACGCCCCATTGCCATATTCAACTCGCCGTCCACCTGGAGGGAGGCCAGATGGCGCTCAAGTTCGCTCTGTTGCTCTTTGGAGAGAGTACTCACCGCGATCATGTTCCTCGTGAGGAACATCGCCTCCGCTCCCGCACCACGACCAACGTCCAGCAGAAAGTGGTGATCTACCGCATATCCACTGATGACATAACCCAGGATGGTCCCGCTTCCCTCGCTTCCAAAATAGATCGGGCGCTCCGAGTACTCGTAGAGTTTTCCATCGCTGAAAAGATAGTGTGCGGAATGATCCGCAAGAATAGTCTGCAGATCACGTTTCAAATCGTCGGTATCCTGCGTTCCCAGAGCGTCCGCCGTGATCACGCGACCTTCTGAATCGGCAAGCGCAAAGAGATCGTTGCCGCTCGTCTTCCAAAAGTCTATGGCGCCATCCGCGATCGTGCGTTGATCATGCGTGG
This genomic stretch from Terriglobus saanensis SP1PR4 harbors:
- a CDS encoding HAMP domain-containing sensor histidine kinase; the protein is MTTHDQRTIADGAIDFWKTSGNDLFALADSEGRVITADALGTQDTDDLKRDLQTILADHSAHYLFSDGKLYEYSERPIYFGSEGSGTILGYVISGYAVDHHFLLDVGRGAGAEAMFLTRNMIAVSTLSKEQQSELERHLASLQVDGELNMAMGRERYLTIGTDLIDSGSVPLRLVVMKSFNQAENAEQEINRLILLAGLLAIIPGVSLMLFLASMVTRPLESLAAGVKAFGEGNLSYDLPAGGTQEVRYLSRVFAEMRDEIQKKNRALLESERLATIGRMASSVSHDLRHYLAAVYANAEFLASPDVSLDERLELFEEIRMAVYGTTDMLDSLLIFGSTGAALQRVTTPMNALVERTVARVRTHPDADLVLIRIEETEGDTAAALDARQVERAVYNLLLNACQSARESEGLREVSVRVSSDESTVSVSITDTGSGVAEGIRESLFDPFVSQGKQKGTGLGLTLASSVAREHGGEVELVSSEAGATVFRLTVLRSLPDEIKIVPVSHPPSAVVL